One genomic segment of Thalassospiraceae bacterium LMO-SO8 includes these proteins:
- a CDS encoding Gfo/Idh/MocA family oxidoreductase encodes MIKAGIAGLGRWGQVLVNSVHGKSDKIAITAGCTGRKAKAEAFCAEKGIDLRDGLADLLNDPDLDAVILATPHSQHADQVIAAAAAGKQIFIEKPFTLDRASAQAAADAAEAAGVVLALGHNRRFHPAMVRMKEMVQSGELGQILHVEGNLSSPSAMRFAADGWRAQADESPAGGMTGMGIHVVDAMINLLGPIDEVTARSYRNFLKIDVDDTTATLFRFASGAMGYLGTFTATAPLWRIQVFGTGGWAEMHNYDRLTVRKVSADAVPGPEEVTEYGAFDMERAELEAFADACAGKAAYPLTPAEAVHGTAVLEAVIRGAASGQSVLMKDV; translated from the coding sequence ATGATCAAAGCAGGCATCGCCGGACTGGGCCGTTGGGGCCAGGTTCTCGTCAATTCCGTTCACGGCAAAAGCGACAAGATCGCCATCACCGCCGGCTGCACCGGGCGCAAGGCCAAGGCTGAGGCATTCTGCGCCGAGAAGGGCATCGACCTGCGCGACGGCCTGGCCGACCTGCTGAACGACCCGGACCTGGACGCCGTCATCCTGGCGACCCCGCACAGCCAGCACGCGGATCAGGTGATCGCCGCCGCCGCCGCGGGGAAACAGATTTTCATTGAAAAGCCCTTCACCCTGGACCGCGCCAGCGCCCAGGCCGCCGCCGACGCGGCCGAAGCCGCGGGCGTCGTGCTGGCGCTCGGCCACAACCGGCGTTTCCATCCGGCCATGGTGCGCATGAAGGAAATGGTTCAATCCGGCGAACTGGGCCAGATTCTGCATGTCGAGGGCAACCTGAGCAGCCCCAGCGCCATGCGCTTCGCCGCCGACGGCTGGCGCGCGCAGGCCGACGAGAGCCCGGCCGGCGGCATGACCGGCATGGGCATCCATGTGGTCGACGCCATGATAAATCTGCTCGGCCCCATCGACGAAGTCACCGCCCGGTCGTACCGCAACTTCCTCAAGATCGACGTGGACGACACCACGGCCACGCTGTTCCGTTTCGCCTCGGGCGCCATGGGCTACCTCGGCACCTTCACGGCGACGGCGCCGTTGTGGCGCATCCAGGTGTTCGGCACCGGCGGCTGGGCCGAGATGCACAACTACGACCGCCTGACCGTGCGTAAGGTCTCGGCGGACGCCGTGCCCGGCCCCGAAGAGGTCACCGAATACGGCGCCTTCGACATGGAGCGCGCCGAACTGGAAGCCTTCGCCGACGCCTGCGCCGGCAAGGCCGCCTATCCCCTGACCCCGGCCGAGGCCGTGCATGGCACGGCGGTGCTGGAAGCCGTCATCCGAGGCGCCGCGAGCGGCCAATCGGTCCTGATGAAGGACGTCTAG
- a CDS encoding YqaE/Pmp3 family membrane protein: MRLILAILIPWFVFFTIGRPIQGIICLILQLSLIGWIPAAIWAVWALNNYNTDKKIARAGMGGMPGDGDS, encoded by the coding sequence ATCAGACTGATTCTCGCGATTTTGATTCCGTGGTTCGTGTTCTTCACCATCGGCCGCCCGATCCAGGGCATCATCTGCCTGATCCTGCAATTGAGCCTGATCGGCTGGATTCCGGCGGCGATTTGGGCCGTCTGGGCGCTCAACAACTACAACACGGACAAGAAGATCGCCCGGGCCGGCATGGGCGGCATGCCGGGCGACGGCGACAGCTGA